Below is a genomic region from Periplaneta americana isolate PAMFEO1 chromosome 7, P.americana_PAMFEO1_priV1, whole genome shotgun sequence.
ggtgcttccagcagctataccaacgttggcaaacgtgcataacggccaacggagactattttgagggaggatgtggttctgtttaaatgtacgccgtgttatgcggcatcttgtgatacatccagattcttgtgggagcctaccctccaggcgtcaagtcttagaacttaatgactgtaccacgtatagcactacaacatgttgtgccgcatggaacgctcctgccatctaacgttaaaacttcgcataagatatccctattgaatCTCTCattatcgtcatcgtcgtcattatcatcttcatctctcaTTAAACAACATCTCTGTCTGCAAAGACACTGGTAGCTATGTATTAAATCTTCTAGGCTACAGCTAAACCTTTCACGTTGCAGAACGTAAGGTCGTACCTGAGCCTGGGGTTCGAGGAAGGCCTGCGGCGAGCGACGGACATCGTGCAGACGGTGCTGGACTACGGCATCAGGAGCGGTGTGGTGGAGGCGGCGGACAACAGAGGGGGGCTCTACCGCGTGTTGCAGCCCTCCTTCAGCGAAAGCAATCTCACCAAGCGCAGAGTCCGCTTCCAGATGCCCGGCGACCCGCCGCCGCCAGAGACCTGGCAAGATCGCTTGAGGCGACGCAGACAAACCGCGCCGGAAGACCTCGGACTGGACGACAGCTACGACAGACCGAGAAGGCAAGTCAGACAATGTACTCAGCTTCTCAAGCAGCGTTATATAAGCAATCACGCTATTGAGGGTTACATAATTATtcacagaaattaaataaatgtgcaattaagtaagtaaataaatgaatgaataaataaatgcataaataagttaatcaataaatgaattaatgaataaatgaataaataaatgaataagtgaataaataaatgaatgaattaataaagaaatgaatagggaaatgaataaataaataacaattgaatgaataaatgaatgaataaataaatgcataaataagttaatcaataaatgaattaatcaataaatcaataataaataaatgaataagtgaatgaataaatgaatgaattaataaagaaatgaataggtaaatgaataaataaataaataacaattgaatgaataaatgaatgaataaataaatgcataaataagttaatcaataaatgaattaatcaatcaataaataaataaatgaataaataaataaatgaataagtgaatgaataaatgaatgaattaataaagaaatgaataggtaaatgaataaataacaattgagtgaataaatgaatgaataaagaaatgaattaataaagaaatgaataggtaaatgaatatataaataacaattgaatgaataaatgaatgaattaataaagaaatgaataggtaaatgaataaataacaattgaatgaataaatgaatgaataagtaaatgcataaataagttaatcaataaatgaattaatcaataaataaataaatgaataagtgaatgaataaatgaatgaattaataaagaaatgaataggtaaatgaataaataaataacaattgattgaataaatgaatgaattaataaagaaatgaataagtatctgaataaatgaataaaaaatgaaaatgtacgaacaaatgaattaataaacgaattaaaaacgaatgaatgaataaatgaatgaataatgaatgtatcaataaaaaagttaagaaatggatgaataaataaatgaccaagtatatgaataaatgaataaaattgaatgtatgaataaattaatgaataataacatttgaataaataaattaatgaataaattaattaattaataaagaaatgaatagataaatgaataaataaacaacaattgaatgaataaatgaatgaatgaataaagaaatgtataagtatctgaataaattaataaaaatgaatgtacgaataaatgaattaataaacaaattaaaaacgaatgaatgaataatgaatgaagtaataaaaaaattaataaatgaataaataagtgaacaaataaatgatttaataaacgaattaatgaattaataaacataCGAGTGAATGAAtgctgaatgaataaataaataacttaaataaataaataatgaatgaatcaattaaaagtgaattaataaatgaagggaatgcataaataaatgaacagtaaatgaataaatgaatagaaatgaattcataaacgaatataaatgaatgaataaattaatagagaaatgaataaatgaataattaaatgaatgaataaataaataattcaatgaataaaataatataaaacgaaaaaaataaaataaaataaatttaaataaaataaaatataatacaataacggtcttactaataaaaactctatatacagacgtttaactgtcttatacttatacaatgagtagctcgtttataagtcgtgtgtaaattccttactaataatcactacatacgtcgtgtataacagtacaactgttacacagctacgtcatagtttcgtcattacttcgttacgaaaggtaatagaatatctgaggttctctactgcatccggtagagcgctctagtgtggcatattaaatatcgatagtacgactggctctaatcgattaccacactatattttggtcaaagattacaagctacagcaatattattctaataattctatgatcttaggtttgttcttctgtggttacaagataaacatcatcataaaatgacagtcgatacgaacagctgttaaaggggcggccattttttcgctatatacaacgcttaaacaaggggtttcgtgtatataactactgcaaagcaattcccattgtatagttacagcctgtttatacgtccatagcttattcacggtttattagtaatgttttctgtctcaactctgcataagtctcgtataaaaactatacacggtttattagtaagactgttagtaagtaagtaagtaagtaagtaaataaataaataattaaaaaagagagATATAAACAAGAAACCTAATAGAACGAACGAATAGAATAACGAATGTTATTGATTAAGAAGGtgatattgtgatacatttttgaacttgtCTTGATGTGTGCAATCGATGTAACGTGATTAAAgtatgtactgggtgttcagttcaaagtgtgtcatggctcgctgtatgccgtcattgagcctagagaattcaatctccctacacttccgcagaggtgcatTACCTATGCgttagagaagttgcatagcaagtacggcgttcattctgaagagtacttactgatagcctatgtacggtaacgccggtagtggcaggaatgtgaactgtttggaaacatgcaaatcaagatttcaggtataacgccctgtgaagttgatttgaataatttcgagggaaaaattgttccggagccgggtatcgaacccgggacctttggtttaacgtaccaacgctctaccactgagctactcgggaactctaaccgacaccgatccaattttttccctctatatccacagacctcaaagtgggaaattattcaaatcaacttcacagggcgttatacctgaaatcttgatttgcataatacacgtcactgttcgttaacagaaaaccacaatataagtcacacggagttagtgtgcactcgaagttggttgcttgacggttgtcagcccactttgaggtctgtggatatagagggaaaaattggatcggtgtcggttagagttcccgagtagctcagtgtttggaaacatgtactgaggtgggttttttcctTACTTTCGGgatatggagagagggttaagacgatttcttacgtatttgttgacattaacttcgacggtcaatatggacacggagcatttgatttgtattgtggaatattgccgtacgcaaccgatgataacaaataccctgggtacgacttgaccgcgcaaaacacagttcgaaagaggttatgataccACACAggcagtacagaccgccatctgttgctacaacgttcaagttataccgtacacgttctcaagttcagattgaacgccttgattaatagacaacttctctgacataaaagctgaaactcgcttcaaatcgttgatTCATAACAGtggtcatgacacactttgaaatgaacacccaatagtgctatttgaaaaattgatgacgtcacgtgtatcttgtaccataatgtagttacttgcaccaaatctccacactcatgttagcctctcgttctaacataatgctcaaaaacaaaaattccaacacctatccaaacaaaaaagttataataggtgcacaagataaatgggacattctgtattatACGAATGTGTATATCAGTCGCCAACGCTGGGTCACATATCAGGCAGAGATGGTGTTTTCTTGGAACTGTAGTCACAGTCGAAATCAGTGATAAACcaatcacagcgacaaaatcacaggtcttcaaattagatcatcatcatcatattccaggcacaaaattaggccattgttggcagtttcggttccagctatacatGATCCAATAGAAGTTTCTGTGGACAGCCAGGTCGTCGTAGTCCTTAAGGGTGGTAGTTTAGCATTTCTTGGagtgtccggccagcttccatacgagatGTGTTCAAGCCAtttgtttctgtattctgtaattttttcttctaatggttgcatgttaagttcctgcagtatatcctcgttcctcttgtggtccagaagtgtgtatcctgcagttcgtcgcagatatttcatttcagctgctcttaatctgctgatatctctttgtttcagaaccaAAATTTCGCTTacatagaggagagttggtagtgcaagggttttatagagttttattctggaatgtttctgtactaaacttggttttagggtatggtttagcagtcctaatatttgtaaaaatttgttaatttttctgcttacatcattctctccttcgtatgatatattacatcatgagtatgaaaaggaatttatctgttctaaaatcacattttcaacaacaattttgcttcggattgggCTTGTACCTtcaaatggtattattatttttttttctggtgaaatcttcatgccatgttcttctatgattttatttagtttaaatatacccatctgtaaattgtcttcggagtttgcaactaatacttggtcgtccgtgaaaagaattgtgtttagtcttatggaacttgaaatttgaattcctaATTTGTACTCCTCACACCAAAGGCGTCTTCAAATTAGATCCCATCGCTAACTCTATCAGATATTCGTATACGTTCCCCCTATgaagttattacttacttactggcttttaaggaatccggaggttcattgccgccctcacataagcccgccattggtccctatcctgagcaaaattaatccattctctatcatcatatcccacctccctcaaatccattttaatattatcttcccatctacgtctcggcctccctaaaggtctttttccctccggcctcccaactaacactctatatgcatttctggattcgcctatacgtgctacatgccctgcccatctcaaacgtctggatttaatgttcctagttatgtcaggtgaagaatacaatgcgtgcagttctgtgttgtgtaactttctccattctcctgtaacttcatccctcttagccccaaatattttcctaagaatcttattctcaaacacccttaacctatgctcctgtttggaagtgagagtccaagtttcacaaccatacagaacaaccggtcatataactgttttataaattctaactttcagatttttccacagcagactggatgataaaagtttctcaaccgaataataacaggcatttcccatatttattctgtgttcaattccctcccgaatataatttatatttgttactgttgcttcaagatatttgaaattctccacctcttcaaaagataaatttccaatttttatatttccatttcgtacaatattctggacacgagacataataatatactttgtcttttcgggatttacttccaaacctatctctttacttgcttccagtaaaattcccgtgttttccctaatcgtttgtggattttctcctaacatattcacgtcatccgcatagacaagcagctgatgtaacccgttcaactccaagccctctctgttatcctggactttcttaatagcatactctagagcaaagttaaaaagtgaaggtgatagtgcatctccttgctttagcccacagtgaattctaaacgcatctgacagaaactgacctatacgaactctgctgtacgtttcactgagacacattttaattaatcgatctagtttcttggtaataccaaattcaataaaaatatcatataaaacttctctcttaaccgagtcatatgcctttttgaaatctatgaataactgatgcactgtacccttatactctcattttttctccattatctgtcgaatacaaaatatctggtcaatagttgatttattacgcctaaaaccacgttgatgatccccaataatttcatctacatagtggtcgtgccagagaatcagtcccattccgaggcttatttgaaggattcgtaacaagctgttttttacggtgaagggtgaCCTCCTTCGCTTGCAATATATGTTTTTACGTATTCAGAAAAACTGCTGGTATGTTCAGCAGAATTGTAAACTAGTGTGTTTGTTGGCAGCACCACTCCGGAGGATGTTCGTAGGGAAAGAATGAAGCGCACGGCCGTCCGCCACTCCTCGTCGCTCTACCCCTGCAGGTCGCGGATGTCTTGGTCTCGCCGGAAGCTGCGCTCCGCCCTCAAAAACCCGTCCACGCTGAATCAGGCGTCGAGAGCGGATGTTGCGTCCAGGAAGAAGAGCGTGACGACCAATAACAAGAAGCAGCGGCAGAGTCTGGGCCGAAGCAAGACGGATAGGGTGGAAAGGAGCAGGTCGACCATCCGACGAAGACAGACTAGGACTCGGAGatccagcagcagcagcagtgggaGCAGCGGATGCTCGTCGAGTACAGAGCTCCGCACCGATAAGAAGCGGCGTAGAAGCCAGATGTTGCGCAGACCGACCAAGAGCGGCAAGTTCGACAATACATCCAACGGGCGCTCACGCTCCACCATTCCAAAGGTCAGAGGCTATTCAGTACATTCTACATACATGTATAACCAGAGCCACCGTTtgtggcgcgtgaaataagtaatgggaacgttgagagcgagtaccttatctttgccacagtctgtggctgagaaagctgacaactgatTGGCAGATTACTGAGGTGTTACCACTCTCAGTCGAAGTGGCAGCAGacgccactgactggacagtgtactcaaggacacacacCAGAAACaaaaagtgcgagtgtcttgcctttgacaaGGTCAGTGTTGggcggtaccgttctcagctgcactggcaacaaatgctcactgactggctgtttactcaaggacacacgccaaaacGCTGGCGTTGCCTAAATATATGTAGACGTCTATGAATTCGGGCATTGGAGGGTTTGGGGCTTTAATGTGTTCAGAATTATtgacaaataaatttaaattaaatttgaaaccgACCAACCGAATGTTCGACCAATCAAATAATGCAAAAagggagaaaataaataaagacaatgaACTAAACGAAATCGAAAGGGAAACAATAAAATCATCCGCaaaaaaagcaaaaataaaagCAATACCATCCATcagatgaaacaaaataaaacaaaactaaaaaatttcaactctccacccaacaaaccaaccaaccaaaataTAATCAAACACAACAGAACCTATTATAGACTAAAGCAAAAACAAACACAACAAATGCAACTGCCgaataagaaaatacaaacataaCAAACCAATTTGCAAAAAATAATCCAAATAAACACAACAAATACAATTATCAATTAAAGTGAAAACAAACACAACAAACCCAATCATCAattaaagtaaaaacaaagacaacaaatacaattatcaattaaaataaaaacaaacacaacAAATACAATTATCAATTAAAGTGAAAACAAATACAACAAATACAATTATCAGTTAAAGTAAAAACAAACACAACAAATACAATTATCAATTAAAGTAAAAACAAACACAACAAATACaattatcaattaaaataaaaacaaacacaacAAATACAATTATCAATTAAAGTGAAAACAAACACAACAAATACAATTATCAATTAAAGTGAAAACAAACACAACAAATACAATTATCAGTTAAAGTAAAAACAAACACAACAAATACaattatcaattaaaataaaaacaaacacaacAAATACAATTATCAATTAAAGtgaaaacaaacacaaaaaatacaattatcgattaaaataaaaacaaacacaacAAATACAATTATCAATTAAAGTGAAAACAAACACAACAAATACaattatcaattaaaataaaaacaaacacaacAAATACAATTATCAATTAAAGTGAAAACAAATACAACAAATACAATTATCAGTTAAAGTAAAAACAAACACAACAAATACaattatcaattaaaataaaaacaaacacaacAAATACAATTATCAATTAAAGTGAAAACAAATACAACAAATACAATTATCAATTAAAGTGAAAACAAACACAACAAATACaattatcaattaaaataaaaacaaacacaacAAATACAATTATCAATTAAAGTGAAAACAAACACAACAAATACaattatcaattaaaataaaaacaaacacaacAAATACAATTATCAATTAAAGTGAAAACAAATACAACAAATACAATTATCAGTTAAAGTAAAAACAAACACAACAAATACaattatcaattaaaataaaaacaaacacaacAAATACAATTATCAATTAAAGTGAAAACAAACACAACAAACCCAATCATCAattaaagtaaaaacaaagacaacaaatacaattatcaattaaagtgaaaacaaatacaattatcagttaaagtaaaaacaaacacaacaaatacaattatcaattaaaataaaaacaaacacaacAAATACAATTATCAATTAAAGTGAAAACAAATCCAACAAATACAATTATCAGTTAAAGTAAAAACAAACACAACAAATACaattatcaattaaaataaaaacaaacacaacAAATACAATTATCAATTAAAGTGAAAACAAACACAACAAACCCAATCATCAattaaagtaaaaacaaagacaacaaatacaattatcaattaaagtgaaaacaaatacaattatcagttaaagtaaaaacaaacacaacaaatacaattatcaattaaagtaaaaacaaagacaacaaatacaaTTATCAATTAAAGTGAAAACAAATACAACAAATACAATTATCAGTTAAAGTAAAACCAAATACAACAAATACAATTATGAATTAAAGTAAAAACAAACACAACACACCCAATCATCAATTAAAGTAAAAACAAAcacaacaaatataattttcaattaaagtAAAAACAAACAGAACAAACACAATCATCAactaaagtaaaaacaaacacAACGAACCCAATCATCAactaaagtaaaaacaaacatAACGAACCCAATCATCAactaaagtaaaaacaaacacAACAAACTGTTTTCTCGACACTATAGGCTAATACTGGAGAGGTACCTTATTTATCAAAGGGTACTTACTCGTTCATACGGCATGTTAAATATtctaaaaaagtatttttttttagattggaaaatttgaaaatcgtaaataattttcatatgatattaaTTAAGATGTGATATTCTATGTTCCTTGTATTGTAACATATGGCTCCTAACATGtgtgaaaaaatatttacattcctGCCTATGATAGTTTTTGTGAAAAGgtacattaaaaacaattgttttgAGTTACCGAAAACTACGTAATTTCAAACAATTTATGAATATAGCTAAACAAAACATTCAATCAGAATCACATTCTTGTAGGTATGGAAGACATATgtatattgattttaaaaaatggtcattatAGGTCAAAAAGAATTAAATGGTAACCTGTCAGTTTTCGTCATTTCAGTGTTCAATCTTCCCTCCTCTCAATAAAACAGCCAACTAATGCAAAACTTAGAAATAAACGTCTTtacggttaaggctggttcacaataaaccggaaacgagaaccagaatgaaaacgagaagcagaggacgtgaatatgaaaatttttgattcacaataaaccgagaacgtagacgactatgcatatcgatatatatatatatatatatatatatatatatatatatatatatatgtcaataacgataagTAAAGTCGATactacgcattctgatgttatttgtgtataattgaccaatggcgttctctcatgagtacaaggcagccaacataaacacaggttaaccaacttcgaaatttcaactgaaacatttcattaggtacgatactataaatatgcccatgcatctttattatcacaacctattttaagtctaccataatgtaaaataattagagaagaaacatttgtaatagaacaaaaataaacacaccagtagttattgaattgaagcgtgaatatgtagtgtgtaatacaaccaatacagtaataaaatatgattcgcttccgatcggtgttcaaagatgcagctatcgaaagccacgtattctccttcattttctcatctttatacgaggcacgccgcttatcttaaacgtgaggatttcaatattagaatctcatcaaataaaacttgctccatgatgcacagcacagaacaaaataatgcatatgttatgtcacggtcttcttgctacaaaatatacgacgacaaaatagcttttagatggcaatagaatgaatctagtaggctgtgatcggaaacgtgaacgccaaagttgaaacttggccaactctccgttcccgatctcgggctccggtaagctttttgttaattgtgaatgctcacatttaaatgtaggcctatacattttaacaattttacctttttcgttttcgttccgattctcgtttccggtttattgtgaaccagcctttacatatTGTGAATGGTTCCCTGATTTCATGTCAgcgttaagtttttgtttaagttTAAATTCTCTGCTACAGGTTAGCGCGCGGAGGCGGAAAAGAAGTTCTTCACAGCTGAAGTCCCCCGATGACGAAGGACAAGATAAATCTTGGTTCTCTCGTTCTGGAACCATTAAGGCTGTGAAGAAATACGCCAAACATGTACCAGACAGTCGCGGCAGTAGTTCTGCGTCCTCAGACAGTTCCTACAGCGATTCGTCGAGATCTCCTTCCCCCCGCAATAAAAGGCGGCGATGTAAGCCTTCAGCTACGACGGCAAGCAAGGCCAGGTTCACAACCCACAAACGCCGTTCTCGGCCCAAGAGCAAGTCAaggaaaaattaattatgaaatagttATGCGAGGAAAATAGACACAGCACCGACTTCACTGATTTTATGCAAGACAAAATGTAAAAGGTTGGATCAACATTTAGGCACAGGAAATAAAAACACTCTTGGCAAATATATACTGGGTACATAATTTGAGATTTTCACTATGTTAAATTACCGGAGATTTTTGGAACTTTGCACTGTGTTATTAATGCAGAAAGACCTAACGTTTGAAATAACAGGATACTTTgagcgtataataataataataataataataataataataataataataataataataatttatttaa
It encodes:
- the LOC138702683 gene encoding micronuclear linker histone polyprotein-like, whose amino-acid sequence is MKRTAVRHSSSLYPCRSRMSWSRRKLRSALKNPSTLNQASRADVASRKKSVTTNNKKQRQSLGRSKTDRVERSRSTIRRRQTRTRRSSSSSSGSSGCSSSTELRTDKKRRRSQMLRRPTKSGKFDNTSNGRSRSTIPKVSARRRKRSSSQLKSPDDEGQDKSWFSRSGTIKAVKKYAKHVPDSRGSSSASSDSSYSDSSRSPSPRNKRRRCKPSATTASKARFTTHKRRSRPKSKSRKN